The DNA segment GACAAGGCAACAACCTCAGTTGAGCATAATAATGCGCCTGCCAATCAATCGCCGGATACACACCAACCGCAAATAACGTTAAAGACTTAACTTTTTTCGGATAATTGTAAGCGTACAACAGCGCCAACAACCCACCCGCACCATGACCCATCAAATGCATCGGGCGATCACTTTGACTCAAATACCGATGAAGTAGCCGAATCGCCCCATCCAGAGAAACCCCCTCATCCAAAGACTGCGTATAATCCCAAGTCCCAACCCGATAAACCCTTGACAACTCATGCAAAACAGGCTGATTAAAAACCTTTAAAGCCGGACTCACATTAATCCAGAGAATATCCATCTCATCCAACAAAGAAAACTTATCTACCATCAAAAATAAACCTGAAACTAATTTAATAAACCTAAAATTTTATACATCTAAACTTGTCACTTCTTCACCAAACAATCCTCCATTAATCCCACGATCTAGATTAGTGAAAATATCCAGAAATGACTCCATAGAAGCAAACAAAAAAAATCCTACCCATCAATCTCCATAGCCAAAACAGACCACTTGAAAATAAGAAATGAGGAGCCAACATTGCGACCCCTCACGCATGAGGAAACCTTAAACCCTAAAGCCCGAATGCCGGCTTAATTTGAGTGACCCACGTAGAGATGCGGTCAGCCGTCATTTCAGATTGATTATCTTCATCCAAAGCTAACCCAACAAACTGACCACCACGATCCGCTTTAGAAGCAGCATGCTCATAGCCCTCAGTAGACCAATGACCCACTGTTTTACCACCAAGACTAGAAATTTTCGCCTCTAACAAGCCCATCGCATCTTGGAAATTATCACTGTAGCCAATCTGATCACCAGCGCCAAAATACGCCACTGTTTTACCACTAAAATCAACATTATCGAGATCTTCATATAGTCCGTCCCAATCAGACTGTAGTTCCCCAATATCCCATGTCGGACAACCAATAATTAAATATTCATAGCTGTCAAAAATATCTGTTTCAATGTCCGCTACATCAAACACATCAACCACATCCGCACCACCTAATGCCGCTTGGATCGCTTCCGCAATCTCTTCAGTATTACCTGTTTGAGTACCAAAAAATAGACCAATTTTTGCCATGATAAATTCCGTTAAAGTGAGTATAAATTCAGAGGAAAAATAACTTGAAATTTCTGGTTTTAATTCTTCTCTAAAATAAAATTCCAACCTTCTTTTTTTTAATTTGGCACAGTGAACGAAGAAAAAAAGGGTTCCAAATCACTAGAAGGAACCCAATTGTCGTTGAGAGAAGAAACTTTCTTGTAGGAGGAAAATCAAACCAATGTCTAAGTCAATGTCTAAAACTTAAGCATCAGCAGTAGAGAGGGCTTGCTCCACGCGGCGGAAGTCAAAACCCATCGCTCTTAGGGCGTGCCAAAGATGACCCTGGAGGAAGAAAAAAGCAAAGAAGAAATGCATATTTGCTAACCATGCCCGCGAAGTATGATGATTTAGCCCGAGATCAACGGTGTCAGCAAAGTAAGG comes from the [Limnothrix rosea] IAM M-220 genome and includes:
- the fldA gene encoding flavodoxin FldA, with the protein product MAKIGLFFGTQTGNTEEIAEAIQAALGGADVVDVFDVADIETDIFDSYEYLIIGCPTWDIGELQSDWDGLYEDLDNVDFSGKTVAYFGAGDQIGYSDNFQDAMGLLEAKISSLGGKTVGHWSTEGYEHAASKADRGGQFVGLALDEDNQSEMTADRISTWVTQIKPAFGL